Below is a window of Nomascus leucogenys isolate Asia chromosome 16, Asia_NLE_v1, whole genome shotgun sequence DNA.
GCTGAAGGAAGAACCACTAAAAAGGATGAAAGGGAATACAGCCAGCTACTCACACAGAGCCAGGAATAATATCTGTTCTAGCCAGACTGGAAAATTCCATGTTCCCAGGGCATTAGGTTGAGTGCTTCTAAGAGTCTTGCCTCAGCAATGGGGGACAATTAGCTCTAGAAGGAGCACCGCTCTGGTTCCTTCTACACATCTTAAAGACCCCAAGAAATCActatttccaagtaacttaactgcatcTGAGGACAAAGATCAATAATATCTGGTGGAATACAAGAAATTCCCAATACCCAAAGGGCAAAATTCACGGTGTTTGGCATCCAACCAAAAGTTACCAGGCATGCAAACAGGCAGGAACATGTGACCTATTACGAAGATAAAAAATGAATCAGAACTGACCCAGTCATGGAGCCAATatcctggccaggctgggcttaCTTCCTTTGCTTCCTTACCTTCTCCCACATCCTAATTTCAGCAGTTATCCAAGTCAGCCTCCCTCCATTCAAGAGACCACTTTGTTCCCCATCTGCAAAGAAACTCAACTCCTGGAGCTGGCAGGAGTTTCGTCCCTACTCAACATTCATTTTCTGGTCCACTCCTCATCTAAAGAGATATTTTCCTTGCTTTTGGACATGACTGCATCTTTTTAGcttttctcttttcacattttagcTCTCACTGCTATGTGTTTGGAGCACAGGCGACGCTTCAAAATGTGGTCTTACCAAACCATCTCAACTGGAAGTCCCCACCCATGACTTTCTGAAATGACTCCCTTGCTTTCAATAACGCTACTCTCTTGGTTTTCCTCTTGCCTCTCTGATTACTGCCTTTTTTCTCTGAATTCCCCTTCTCTGCTTAACCATTAAATTATTAAAACCATTAACCAGTTTTAAGGGCTCCACACTTGGCCCTTTGCTCTCCTTAATCTAAGCTTTGTAAGTGTGTGATCCCCTGAAATTTTATGAAGATTCTGAATTTTttcaatcaggaaaaaaatggcaGCAAATGGTATTAAAAGCactatttcattttcatatagAGAAAAGAATGTTACTGGgatgtttataataaatataatttttgagtTATTTAGACTTCCTCTGGGCGTTGTGGCAAGCACAGTGTATAATAAGTAGAAAGATACACTCCATTTGATAAGAGGAAATATTCCTTAGAAGTCCATTCAGTTAATAAGAAATGTAAAAGAGTCCTTACAACGGCTGACAGTGGGTAGAACACATAGTAATAAATTGAGTTGGTTAAATAAAGGACAAATGATGGGTTGAGTACCTGTCTCCTGTTAATTATGAGTGCAGATGGGCTTGTGTTCATGTGTTTGTGAGAGTTTtcaatcatcaaatatttatttttgttaaatggaaaaaaaataatttgagacagtatctcaccctgtcaccagcACGTAGTACAGTAttacagtcatggctcactgcagtctcgacctcccagactcaagcaatactcacacctcagtctcccaagtagctcaggCTACATATGGTGCTCTCATGCCTGGCTacgtttaaaaaatgttttgtagcaATGGGCCCTCACTATATatcccagtctggtcttgaactcctgggcttaagcaattctcctgctttggcatcccaaagtgctgggattaccagcatgagctacTGGGCCTGGCCCATCAAATATTTAGGTAGTACCTTTCATGAGTTGCTAGACACTAGGGTTATCCCTATGAACAAGACACAGCCTCCGCCTTTATTAAGTTTAccatttaatctttttgttttcctcttatttattttaattttgttggtcTCTTTCCTAGAGGAAGTTGCTTAAAGGTGGCAATCTAAGAAGAAATAGGAGCGGAGTGATGAAACGAAGCATGAGAATACCTTAAGTAGTTCTGTTTCCAATATCCTCAAGGGGTCCTCCTTTAAAACTGAAACCTAAAGAGGAATGTAGTTGGGttatctttgtttatttgtttgtttctgctaATTGGACAGAATAGAACAAATGagccaaagggggaaaaaattaaGAGAAGTGGGCATATTTCCTAAAATACCTCCCTGTTTTGACCATCTGTTAGAGCTCACTTTAGGATTGGAGGTCAGAGGGGCTTGGGACTAGGGAAACAAAGGTCATACGTGAATAAGTTATATTCACgtataagaaaaagaatatgtcttcttttataGATGAGTTGGTTAAGGGACTGGTTGACAAAGAGGACAGAATCCTTGTTCTGTGACACCAGGAAGTATCTATTACATGAGAACTTCCTTCTGGCGCCAGGAGGCATTTAGCTGGTGTTCTATAGGGGATGAGCCATGGCTGGGGGTTGCACTTTGAGCAAGGCCCGCTACTGGGAGAGGGAACAGGGAAAACATGAGCTCCTACAGGAGacagaatggggataataatgtaATAACTGACTTTCTACAATGCTCCACAGTTTCCACAGGAGCCTGCATGCTGGCAATCTCATTTAACCTGGCAACTTCCATGGGTTATACACAGAGAAACAAGCTACAAGAGTATGAGTATGTGGCCCGAGGCCTCTCAGCTGATAAATGCAGAGATCTCCTCATGTCCACAGCAAAGGGGGCTCTTTTCAGTACATGCCACATGGCAGGATGATCTTTCTCTCCTGGGTTAACTCCACAATTAAACCAAGGTAGGCTTGGGACCACAcactggagaccagagctgtgtGCTACAATTTCAAGGGCTGTTTTGGTAACAGAGTATTTTCACATTTCCAGGTATTGCCAATAAAATCACAAGTACTTAAAAGGAGAAAATCCCCTGAGACAGAACTTTCTTAGCTTCTGCGTAAGAGTGAAAGGCTGTTCCAGGGGTTtacaaaataagattattttcagaCCTACGAGCCACACTCCTAACCCAGACTAGGACTGGGTTAGTATTCTCCAACATCCTTCAGGATTCTCCAACAACATGGAGGGCCATGGATTATGTAAACAGGCCTCCTACAGAAGACTTCACTAGAGCATCTTTACTTTCTGAAAGCTGGGCTCCTATACTAGGCTAATTGAGTATTCAAAGTCATTTACAGGAAACACACAGCATTCCAGTTGGAACTTGGGGTTCCCAGGACAGTTAAGCCTCAGCACCTGCTCCCTAAAATCTAGagatactgtttaaaaaaaaatttcctgcaGAAGCTGCCTACAGTTTTGTTGTCAAGACAATCAATGAgggcttttttcttctctcctgaaaggcagagaaaaatcaGTCTCTGCTGAGTCTTATTGctttccctctccccagcccacccccagccccatttTTCACTGTTAATTTGTTAAGCCTGGCTTTTCCACCTTCAACCTCCACAAACCATCCAGGCACTGGCTTCTCCGTGCTAAGGCCTCACAACGTTCGGAGGGAAGGGTAAAAAATCTTGCTGCAATCCTTAGATAAATAAACCAGCAGCAGAGGCCTGGTTGTGTTGTGGATGACAAAGGACTCCACATGTAGCCTTTCACTATTTCCATGGACGCCCAACCTGATGGCTGGTGGGGCCCGGGTGAAGggagttttcttcctttcctggtcCGAAGAGTGGTGGCATCCTGCACAACACCAGGACAGAGGCTGCCCTGAGCCTGGAGCAGAGCCCAAGGCTTTGTGCAGACAAGGGACAGGCCTTGGGTTATCCAGACCGAACCCTGGGCCTTACATGTGACCTGTCCCCACCTGACTGGCTCCCCATGTGACTGGCATGCCACGTGGCCAACACACACCGAGCCTGGCATTCCATGTGACTAACACACCACTAAGGAGGAGCATTCATTTTCCCAGCACATGTGTGTGTCCGGTGGGGTGTGTTATAGATAGGAGGTTGAGTACACGTGGTGAGACGCAGGCTGGATAATACAGAGAAGCTTATTTCCACAGGAATGTGCCCTCCCAGTGGGTGGGAGTGGGTCTCACCAACACCTTGCCCCAACCAACAGTAGCTGCTCAGTCCATAGGGGTGTTAATTCATGAGATTAATCCCTGAATTgtccagtagaaatataatgGGACCTGTATATTTAATTCTACATTTTTAGTAaccatattattaataattttaaatggtgacattaatttttgtaatatatttcatttaacctaATAGATCCAAAATGTTCTCACTGAttgacatataatttatattttaaaatattagtgagagcttttatattcttttattcataGTAAGTTTTCAATATTGGTTATGCATTTTACACTATAGTACATgaatagccacatttcaagtgctcaatagcctaATGTGGCTAATGGCTTCCATACTGGCCAGTGCTGATCTAGATTATTCGTTTTCCTAGATCAAAAGTATAGGCAATTGGCCAAAGGTATGGCAATTCCTCCAGGCAACAGGATGCTGTGGGTTGGTCCCACTGCTGTTTCTTAAATACCTACTCACTACATAGATTTGGCATGGCCTTCACAGAGGACAGAGGAAGCCTTTGCTCTTCCTGAGTCCTAGGTCCACATGACCTACCCTATTCTAGAGTTTCTCACCCATTACTTAATATGCTGTTGGAGGAAGGAAGTGGCAACAAATGGTCTTTTTTCTATGGTGTGTAATTATCATCCCACCTCATGgctccctttttaaaaaacaaaccaagccTGCATTGTTAAATGTTTCAAACTGTTAGGCACTGGTATGTGTTCCACCTGGCCATGCTCCCTTCACCTACACGACACCACCAGCAGGATTTCTGGCTTAATCCTTTATGCCAGTAGGGAAAGTAAGGCTTGGAAAAGCACTGCAATTTTGTGGTGAGAGAATCTGGGGGACGAAAAGAAAATTTCTAATGACATCCCATCCATTTTTCCCTCAGTGAGGTCCCTCATAGGACCTGTGAAAAATGTCATGTGATGAGACCGTGTACTTCAGACCCTAGCAGCCTTTAGTCAAAGCAAATGAAACACCCTGGTACTATGTGAAACCCAGAATAGGCCCTGGAGGAAAAAACTTGGGTCAGATCATTGCCCTAActtttactagctgtgtgatattGGGCAAGGCAATTCATAATACTAACTAGCATTTACTGATCTCCCATGTACCAGGCTCTGACCTAGCCAACTGCTCATATACTTTCTCTTCTGCTCAGAGAGATaatccattttatagattagaaaacCAGGGCTCAACAAATGCAAATTCCAGAAGTCATATATCCAGCAAGCAGAGAAGCCAGGATGAAGAAATATTAAAGgtaatattaaaagaattattaaatattttgttttataatgcaACTTAAGCCCTACTCAGCccattgaatattttttaaatgtcactaaAGAATTTCAAGACCATTGATATACACATAAACAGTCTATACCTGTTTCAAATCTAAGAGTTTGTAAAGCATAAGCAAATAGGAATTGATTTCAGTGtgctttataatataaaaataaaggctgtATTATTCATTTGCAGTATGTCACTTGTCAAAACCATGAAAAACACTGAGCATTCAAAAGAGATAGTTATACTTACACTGTTCAGCTCAAGAGGCTGTTATAATCAtccaaggagaagaaaaagtaataGCATTTTGAAAGTGGAAGGAGGTGACCAAATGCCAGATATTACAAACATGTTAAAGCAAACTGCAGTTATATGCTTATAAGAAATGTATATAACGTACATTTCCTAACCTTCATTACAAGTCTGCAACTTGAAAACAGAGTTACAAGTGAAAATATAACTTAAtttcacaaaaatgaaagaaaaggaggttAAATGAAAGacgaagaaacaaacaaaataaaatagctgaCTTTCCTGAAAGCGAACAGAGGGAGGGTGAGGAGATGGAgtagaagagaaagggagggaagtaaggagggaggggaagacagagaaagaagacaggGAGGGGGAGGCAAGCGCTGTGAAAAATAAGCCCGAACTGGTGGGGTCAGACCGTTTcttcaagaaataaagaaactggCCATGACCTCTTCAGCGTTGAAGCTGGGTATAGTTTTTGTGACTGTTTAGAGAAATCTAGCGCTCTTCTCACCATTAATCTTTTCTAAAGAAAGACTTTGTTCTGCACCTGTATAAacaattcagattttaaaaacctATTCGCCTGCCCCTAAAGTGTGAGACTATATATTTATACTGATAGCTTCAAGTCATCAATAGTCGTTGCAGAGAGCGAGCCTGGCTCTCCTCGGTCCATCTCTTTGCCCCTCCTTGTCGCTCTCCTCTCCTTCACCTGGCAAGGCGATACTAGAGTCAAGTTCAAGTTCAAACGCTCCAGGAAAGATTTCCACACTCTGTCAAATATTCCCTGCATTTCCCTACCCCAGAGAGAACTGAGGGCAAATGATCTTTTTACTCAAATTGTCCCAGAACcagcccaccccctgcccccaaccaaAAGACAACTTGTACAGGGAGAAAACCTTTGCAAATGTGGGTGAGCGGGAGGGGTTATGTGAAACATTCCCCCGGCCCCGAAACGCCCCCGCTAAGGGTAGCATGGCCTGGGAGACTAAGGTGGAATGATGCCTGAGTGATGAAGTCAGCCTCTGCCAGCCACCTGTTGCAGCACTTCAGCCTTGGAGCTGGACGCATTTGTTCTGCTGTACGAACTGGTGGGAGCCAGGCTGGCCCAGCTATCTCTGCCAGTTCTGTCCTGGCCTGAATCCACATCGGTCCCCTTGCACCTTGCTCAGCTTGGGAGCCTGCGGACTTTCAGGAAAAGAACAAGTGAACACCTAAGCCGGTGTGACGACTCAGTGTCATCATTGTAAAACAGGGTAACTGTATGCCAAACTCATACGGGTTTTATTACTCAGTGAGCTGCTCACGAGCCGCGAGTACAGTGACGGGCACACAGCGGGCACTCAGTCTCTGACCACTGGGGCCCTTATCCACAGAAGTACTTATCCCCTGACCAGGAACTGCGATGACCTAATGAGACTGCAAAATTGTTGTGTTTTCTTGTGTGGAAGAGCAGGATGTTTTAGTCTTGTTTGGAATGGAGCATGATCATTCAGGGTGCTCCTTTGTCGTTTTTACTTTGAATGGACGATTGTGTTAACTTAGCATTCTGCTTCCAGGAGCTCGCCCTTCAATACACAATCTTTTACATACAATAGCAAGTATTCCCTACACTATAATGCAAAGCGTTAGGGCCGGATCCTCCAACACAGGCATTGTGGTATTAAGACAAAATCACATCACGCATGGAACTCTCGAGATAGTGGAAAATACCAGCTACAACATCCAGTGATGTGTGACCCGGAGGCACGGAGTTGACTAGAATACCGACGGGCCAGGATTTCGAAATGCggattttgaatcttttttttctacttggcCTAGTAAGTTTGGGTCTTTTACTTAACGTCTATCTAGGCGGCTCAGCTTCAAGTTCTGCAAATTGGAGATAATATCATTAAGTTACAGATGTTATTTGAAAATGCAACGaaccattgtaaccatttttgTAAATCATGAAGGTATATTATAAgcaaaggaggaggaaaatgagaGGTAACTTGTGCATTGTTGGATGTTGTTTGCCTGTTCTGCTTTTTCTCTTGTCCAGCAAGGCTTGGGTAGATAATCATACATCATGAATGGTTAACTTGAAAACTGAGTTCTACTGGAAAGACTGGCAGGCAAGCAGAGGTCGGGATCCTGTCGTTTCTAAGTGTCTGGCAATCTTTGCCACTGCTAAGATTACCTGGGGGTAGAAGCACGGTCGGTAGGAACAAGAATGTGCCCCTTCACTCCCCGAAAGCTCACTTATCCCGCACAGACACGCTGAAGGTCCGTCGGGCTTCAGAGCCCAAATCTCGGCTCTGCAGAGACGTCCCCTTCCCCCGCCTCCACCAACCGCTCTCCTGCATGCAGAAAAGCATCCCCACCCCTTCCACGCCCCTGCCCCACCTCTCGCCCCCCTTTACAACCCCCTCTTCTTTGCCCGGGGTGGTTTGTTCCAAGGAGTACAGATAGTCTTGTCAAAAGGCGCAACTCACGGCGGTGCGCGCGGATTCTGGACTTGGGCGCCAGCTTGTAGTCCACGCTCCCCGGGGTCAGCGGAGGGGCGCTCACGCTCTCGCCGCCCACCTCGCTTTCTCACCCCGCGCTTCCCGGCCTGGGTTTTTAGTCTTTCTCGGAGCGCTCTCCGGCCTCCGCCTCCGCCAGGGAGCGGAAGGCGGAGACGGCGAGACTGGCCAGGGGGTAGGAAAGCGGACGCGTGTGGGCGAGGGGGACCACGGGATGTCCACGGGCTCGGTGAGTGATCCGGAGGAGATGGAGCTTCGGGGGCTGCAGCGGGAGTACCTGGTCCCCGCCTCCAAGAGGCCGCCCCTCCGCGGCGTAGAGCGCAGCTACGCCTCGCCCAGTGACAACTCGTCGGCAGAGGAGGAGGACCCCGACGGCGAGGAGGAGCGCTGCGCTCTGGGCGCAGCCGGCAGCGCGGGAGGCTGCAAGAGGAAGCGGCCCCGTGTGGCTGGTGGCGGCGGCGCAGGTGGCAGCGCGGGCGGTGGTGGCAAGAAGCCCCTCCCGGCCAAGGGCTCCGCCGCAGAGTGCAAGCAGTCGCAGCGGAACGCGGCCAACGCCCGCGAGCGCGCCCGGATGCGCGTGCTGAGCAAAGCCTTCTCcaggctcaagaccagcctgccctgGGTGCCCCCCGACACTAAGCTCTCCAAGCTGGACACGCTCCGGCTGGCTTCCAGTTACATCGCTCACCTGCGGCAGCTGTTGCAGGAGGACCGCTACGAGAATGGCTACGTGCACCCAGTGAACCTGGTAGGGGCGCGGCGCGCAAGGATTCGGGAGAGCAGCCAGGAGATACCCAGGGCGCTCCTGGGCGCCGGGCAGGGTCAGCCCGTTGGGAAGAATTCGAAAGGGGTGGAGGTTCTGGGACTGGGAACGAGAAGGCCAGTTTAGTTTCGCCCAAATCAAGGGAGTG
It encodes the following:
- the MSC gene encoding musculin, whose protein sequence is MSTGSVSDPEEMELRGLQREYLVPASKRPPLRGVERSYASPSDNSSAEEEDPDGEEERCALGAAGSAGGCKRKRPRVAGGGGAGGSAGGGGKKPLPAKGSAAECKQSQRNAANARERARMRVLSKAFSRLKTSLPWVPPDTKLSKLDTLRLASSYIAHLRQLLQEDRYENGYVHPVNLTWPFVVSGRPDSDTKEVSAANRLCGTTA